The Raphanus sativus cultivar WK10039 chromosome 2, ASM80110v3, whole genome shotgun sequence genome includes a region encoding these proteins:
- the LOC108839671 gene encoding protein MODIFIER OF SNC1 1 isoform X5 produces the protein MTSNTTGDRSRWGTTRRSGMTILGKVAVPKPINLPSQRLENQGLDPNVEIVPKGTLSWGSKSSLNAWGTSSLSPRTESGPGSPSHLSNRPSTGGSVTRPSTADSDKAHDSSSIAWDSNSRPSSASGVFPANQASVGLQRPHSADTRPGSSHLSRFAEPVSETSATWGQHGDVPTKKDGFSLTSGDFPSLGAEKESSEKSTMPQEANVRIGDDNAWRRDNQPYSEDAPGHCRVEGQLDSRCSQSYPNANFPHQYDGWRGPPVNNHHGGGWYRGNHPYGAPMGPGGFPVDPFPFYPPQVPPIPGHEAGPRGNHPANGQMFRPPLLDSYVHPRMQTRPGFYLGPVPHESYYGPPMGYGNRDLPFGGRPAGPHAYSQHSGQGGYDKSGSSVALEQNEPSHPPERQRQYKVLLRPQDGRYGEDEAKREGLLGNRLPNAENVAQQMQTSKINRRENRNEASDQVQPIKAENAAPEDPSLIQKIEGLNSKTRSNDGWQNASSVVNRDQQESKTRTLNSGDYVNKVPARMPRTGHASDSTNSLHYKQGDPATNKNAELIAISGTSISRRSTQQTQGRADHQPQQRVNNESNDGWRKTTVISGSSPATLSSNSESFAEVNVGDFVDTGSVGKPVSAISVDQNDNQRTTMRELARQRAQQRQKEEEERARDQRAKALAKLEELNRRSQVAEEGSKNLEAASDASIPGIPEVPRSLSPARMAAKSTESTEESGKPSMQNLMTSTEDADYVDPKQQDNLPRHRDGSKQKRLGYKQKQHIVFEKKMAGNTLSEATTEVFDVVPSPEASNQGVISQNSDMPATSSVSTEQAFTKRKNNRNGKKKHKVEETKLINTTRAAVGKETKSGDESIEIGRVRAAEIKFGSFPVDIKVSGNSSDQISSSTNEESQSRAKTNSKSQQFRKTPRNSLVNKPADKFHGNSTVIWAPVHPQQKPDISTGVGSQSTVPESSTSSKSLHQGQTSSRSKRVELERYVAKPIVKEIAEKMVSQEPITAAPKMAENVLHKENFGGEGAGILQPPGSTAGKSGSPLKSRHGNGKQGKHGRDHGSWNQRGSAVSTKALEDGQFGTSNQPIRETVNYHSSNQTGETAVDSSKDRTASNAVGWNDGWYMTPETHHSAAAAAAAAAAEEMEASAPRTNTVGKDHGKQQGYRSNYGDSKKANTRDSSKAHMQQSGHESGQQDLHVGSNEIRGQSGGGRQYSRDRTYASQKRDGGYEQQGFTPEQKMNSADTPNHSQNRSASQEVQGGHNPNSMFQTNTGQNRRFGRGQEPHGGWGSSMQENMHHHHQRPLSNRGRQKPNLHYEYKPVGSHAYEGEHSREQLKESSEGPRYREKGQGNQRHDGQKSYQQQRG, from the exons ATGACCTCTAACACGACAGGAGATCGaag TAGATGGGGTACTACAAGAAGAAGTGGCATGACTATATTGGGAAAGGTTGCTGTTCCAAAACCCATTAACTTACCAAGTCAAAG GTTAGAGAATCAAGGCCTTGACCCTAATGTCGAAATCGTTCCAAA AGGAACCCTTAGCTGGGGAAGTAAATCGTCTCTGAATGCGTGGGGGACATCATCGTTGTCACCACGAACTGAAAGTGGTCCTGGTTCGCCAAGCCACCTCAGCAATCGCCCTTCTACTGGTGGAAGTGTCACTCGACCTTCAACTGCTGATAGTGACAAAGCGcatgattcttcttctattgCTTGGGATTCGAACTCCCGGCCTTCATCAGCATCCGGGGTGTTCCCAGCTAATCAGGCATCAGTTGGACTACAACGTCCACACAGTGCAGACACAAGACCTGGAAGCTCGCACTTGTCCCGATTTGCTGAACCCGTGTCAGAGACTTCTGCAACATGGGGTCAGCAT GGAGATGTTCCAACGAAAAAGGATGGGTTTTCTTTGACTTCTGGAGATTTTCCTTCCCTTGGTGCTGAAAAAGAAAGTTCTGAGAAGAGCACTATGCCACAAG AAGCTAATGTACGGATTGGAGATGACAATGCCTGGAGAAGAGATAATCAACCCTACAGTGAAGACGCACCTGGACATTGTAGAGTGGAAGGGCAACTGGACTCCCGTTGTTCACAATCTTATCCTAATGCTAATTTTCCTCATCAGTATGATGGTTGGCGTGGTCCTCCAGTAAATAATCATCATGGTGGTGGCTGGTACAGAGGGAACCACCCATACGGTGCCCCAATGGGTCCTGGGGGTTTTCCTGTAGATCCTTTTCCATTTTATCCTCCGCAAGTTCCCCCTATTCCTGGGCACGAGGCTGGTCCTAGGGGTAATCACCCTGCTAATGGACAAATGTTCAGGCCTCCACTACTTGATTCTTATGTCCACCCAAGGATGCAGACTAGGCCTGGGTTTTATCTTGGTCCAGTGCCACATGAAAGCTACTATGGTCCTCCCATGGGGTACGGAAACAGAGATCTACCTTTTGGGGGTAGGCCTGCGGGTCCTCATGCTTATAGCCAGCATTCTGGTCAAGGTGGATATGATAAGTCTGGAAGTTCAGTGGCTTTGGAACAGAATGAGCCATCACATCCTCCCGAAAGACAAAGGCAATACAAGGTTCTCTTAAGGCCCCAAGATGGTAGGTATGGGGAAGATGAAGCAAAGCGGGAAGGATTACTAGGAAATAGGCTCCCGAATGCAGAGAATGTAGCCCAACAGATGCAAACTTCCAAAATCAACAGGAGAGAAAACAGAAATGAGGCAAGTGACCAGGTACAACCTATTAAGGCAGAGAATGCTGCCCCTGAAGATCCCAGTTTGATTCAGAAAATAGAGGGCTTGAATTCAAAAACTAGAAGTAATGATGGTTGGCAAAATGCTTCATCTGTCGTCAATAGAGATCAGCAGGAAAGCAAAACTCGTACACTCAATTCTGGGGATTATGTAAATAAAGTTCCAGCAAGAATGCCTCGAACTGGTCATGCAAGTGATAGTACGAACTCTTTACACTATAAACAAGGTGATCCTGCCACCAACAAAAACGCTGAGCTGATAGCTATTAGTGGAACTTCTATATCCAG GAGATCTACTCAACAGACTCAAGGCAGAGCAGATCATCAGCCCCAACAAAGAGTGAACAATGAAAGCAATGATGGTTGGCGGAAGACGACTGTTATCTCAGGTTCCTCCCCTGCAACTTTGTCTTCAAACTCAGAAAGCTTTGCTGAGGTAAATGTAGGTGACTTTGTGGATACTGGTTCCGTTGGGAAGCCTGTGTCTGCAATATCTGTAGACCAAAACGACAACCAG CGTACTACGATGAGAGAGTTAGCCAGGCAGCGTGCACAACAGAGGCAGAAAGAGGAGGAAGAAAGAGCAAGAGATCAGCGGGCTAAGGCTCTTGCAAAACTGGAAGAGTTGAATAGACGTTCCCAAGTAGCTGAGGAGGGTTCCAAGAACTTGGAAGCTGCATCTGATGCTTCCATCCCGGGCATACCAGAAGTTCCTCGGTCTCTTTCACCTGCACGTATGGCTGCAAAGTCTACCGAATCTACTGAAGAATCAGGAAAACCCTCAATGCAAAACTTGATGACTTCAACAGAAGATGCAGATTATGTGGACCCTAAACAGCAGGATAATCTTCCACGCCACCGTGATGGCTCAAAACAGAAGCGCTTGGGTTATAAGCAGAAGCAACATATCgtatttgagaaaaaaatggCAGGGAATACTCTCTCTGAAGCTACTACAGAGGTGTTCGATGTTGTTCCATCTCCTGAGGCGTCAAACCAAGGTGTAATAAGTCAAAACTCAGACATGCCAGCAACGTCAAGCGTTTCAACTGAGCAAGCTTTCACGAAAAGAAAGAATAACAGGAACGGTAAGAAAAAGCACAAGGTTGAGGAGACCAAATTAATAAACACGACAAGAGCTGCCGTtggaaaagaaacaaaatcggGAGATGAGTCAATTGAGATTGGTAGAGTCAGGGCAGCGGAAATTAAGTTTGGGTCTTTTCCAGTGGATATTAAAGTGTCTGGTAATTCGTCTGACCAAATCAGTTCCTCCACGAACGAAGAGTCCCAAAGCAGAGCAAAAACCAACTCGAAATCTCAACAGTTTCGCAAGACTCCAAGAAACTCACTGGTAAATAAGCCTGCAGATAAATTTCATGGTAACAGTACTGTTATTTGGGCTCCGGTACATCCACAGCAGAAGCCTGATATCTCCACAGGTGTAGGGAGTCAGAGTACTGTTCCTGAGTCTAGCACCTCTTCGAAGAGTCTGCATCAAGGGCAGACTAGTTCTAGAAGCAAAAGAGTGGAGCTGGAGAGATATGTAGCAAAGCCCATAGTAAAGGAAATAGCTGAGAAAATGGTCAGTCAAGAACCAATAACCGCTGCTCCAAAAATGGCAGAGAATGTTTTGCACAAAGAAAATTTTGGAGGTGAAGGTGCAGGAATTCTCCAACCTCCTGGTTCAACTGCGGGTAAATCTGGGTCTCCTTTAAAGTCAAGACATGGGAATGGTAAGCAGGGCAAGCATGGTAGAGATCATGGATCATGGAACCAGCGAGGTTCTGCAGTATCGACTAAAGCTTTGGAGGATGGACAATTTGGAACTTCAAACCAGCCCATTCGAGAAACAGTGAACTATCATTCAAGTAATCAAACTGGAGAAACTGCTGTAGACTCTTCTAAGGATCGAACCGCATCCAATGCTGTTGGATGGAACGATGGCTGGTATATGACTCCTGAAACGCATCactctgctgctgctgctgctgctgctgctgctgctgaggAAATGGAAGCAAGTGCTCCTCGAACCAACACTGTTGGAAAAGATCACGGTAAGCAGCAGGGTTACAGAAGTAACTATGGTGACTCTAAAAAGGCGAATACAAGAGATTCCAGTAAAGCTCATATGCAGCAGTCTGGCCATGAGTCAGGTCAACAAGATCTGCATGTTGGTTCGAATGAAATTCGTGGTCAGTCTGGTGGTGGTCGTCAATATTCGAGGGACAGAACTTATGCATCTCAGAAAAGGGATGGTGGATACGAGCAGCAGGGGTTTACTCCAGAACAGAAAATGAACTCAGCTGATACACCAAACCATTCTCAAAACCGATCTGCCAGTCAGGAGGTCCAGGGTGGGCATAATCCGAATAGTATGTTCCAAACGAACACAGGCCAGAATCGACGGTTTGGAAGAGGACAGGAGCCACACGGAGGTTGGGGTTCGTCGATGCAAGAGAACATGCACCATCACCATCAGAGGCCACTTTCAAACAGAGGTAGACAGAAGCCAAATCTGCATTACGAGTACAAGCCTGTTGGGTCACATGCTTATGAAGGAGAACATAGTCGAGAACAATTGAAAGAGAGTTCAGAAGGTCCAAGATACAGGGAGAAGGGGCAGGGAAACCAGAGGCATGATGGACAAAAGTCGTACCAACAGCAAAGGGGTTAG